Proteins encoded together in one Mycobacterium simiae window:
- a CDS encoding sulfate ABC transporter substrate-binding protein, with protein MRNDNDSAPRRRPLFALAALAAVAVACSPGPSDVVGGGGLANARTTITLVAYSVPEPGWSKVIPAFNASDAGKGVQVITSYGASGDQSRGVVDGKPADVVNFSVEPDITRLVKAGKVSKDWNTDATKGIPFGSVVALVVRKGNPKNIKDWDDLLRSDVEVVTPSPLSSGSAKWNLLAPYAAKSDGGSNSQAGIDFVAKLVREHIKLRPGSGREATDVFVQGSGDVLISYENEAIAAERAGKPVEHVIPKQTFKIENPVAVVTTSPHLDAATAFKNFQYTAPAQTVWAQAGYRPVDPAVAAQFRPQFPAPAKLWTIADLGGWATVDPQLFDKNNGSITKIYTKATG; from the coding sequence ATGCGTAACGACAACGACAGCGCACCGCGCCGGCGGCCACTGTTTGCGCTCGCCGCGCTCGCCGCCGTCGCCGTTGCCTGCAGCCCCGGCCCCAGCGACGTCGTGGGCGGCGGCGGGTTGGCCAACGCCCGCACGACCATCACGCTGGTGGCCTATTCCGTCCCAGAACCCGGATGGAGCAAGGTGATTCCCGCTTTCAATGCCTCGGATGCGGGCAAGGGTGTGCAGGTGATCACCTCCTACGGGGCCTCCGGCGACCAGTCCCGCGGGGTGGTCGACGGCAAGCCCGCGGACGTGGTCAACTTCTCGGTCGAGCCGGACATCACGCGATTGGTCAAGGCGGGCAAGGTGTCCAAGGACTGGAATACCGATGCCACCAAGGGCATTCCGTTCGGATCGGTGGTGGCGCTGGTGGTGCGCAAGGGCAACCCGAAGAACATCAAGGACTGGGACGACCTGTTGCGGTCCGATGTGGAGGTCGTCACGCCCAGCCCGTTGAGTTCGGGTTCGGCCAAATGGAATCTGCTCGCCCCGTATGCCGCCAAAAGCGATGGCGGCAGCAACAGTCAAGCCGGCATTGACTTCGTCGCCAAACTGGTTCGGGAGCACATCAAACTGCGACCGGGATCGGGACGCGAAGCCACCGACGTCTTCGTCCAGGGCAGCGGCGACGTATTGATCAGCTACGAGAACGAAGCGATCGCCGCGGAGCGGGCGGGCAAACCGGTCGAACACGTCATCCCGAAGCAGACCTTCAAGATCGAGAACCCGGTGGCGGTCGTGACAACCAGCCCGCACCTGGATGCCGCGACCGCCTTCAAAAACTTCCAGTACACCGCCCCGGCACAGACGGTGTGGGCGCAAGCCGGTTACCGGCCGGTCGATCCCGCCGTCGCCGCCCAGTTCCGGCCCCAGTTCCCGGCGCCGGCGAAGCTGTGGACGATCGCCGACCTGGGCGGATGGGCCACGGTGGATCCGCAATTGTTCGACAAGAACAACGGCAGCATCACCAAGATCTATACGAAGGCCACCGGATGA
- the cysT gene encoding sulfate ABC transporter permease subunit CysT: MTSSFLGARTGATAVEPDDPARPGEQPGPRSFGRGGGTSLRVGVATVWLSVIVLLPLAAIAWQAAGGGWHAFWLAITSHAAVDSFRVTLTISVGVTVVNTVFGLLIAWILVRDDFIGRRLVDTVIDLPFALPTIVASLVMLALYGNNSPVGLHLQHTAWGVAVALAFVTLPFVVRAVQPVLLEIDRETEEAAASLGASGPKVFTSVILPSLLPALLSGAGLAFSRAIGEFGSVVLIGGAVPGKTEVSSQWIRTLIENDDRTGAAAISIVLLVISFVLLFILRIVAARAARREEKAS, from the coding sequence ATGACCTCTTCCTTCTTGGGCGCACGTACCGGCGCGACGGCGGTCGAACCCGACGACCCCGCCCGGCCGGGTGAGCAGCCGGGACCGCGGTCGTTCGGGCGGGGCGGCGGCACGTCGCTGCGTGTCGGTGTGGCGACGGTGTGGCTGTCGGTGATCGTGCTGTTGCCGCTGGCGGCAATCGCGTGGCAGGCCGCGGGCGGCGGCTGGCACGCCTTCTGGCTGGCGATCACCTCGCACGCGGCCGTGGATTCGTTTCGGGTGACGCTGACCATCAGCGTTGGGGTCACGGTGGTCAACACGGTTTTCGGGCTGCTGATCGCCTGGATTCTGGTGCGCGACGACTTCATCGGACGACGATTGGTCGACACGGTCATCGACTTGCCGTTCGCGCTGCCCACGATCGTCGCCAGCCTGGTGATGCTGGCGCTGTACGGCAACAACAGCCCGGTGGGATTGCATTTGCAGCACACCGCGTGGGGTGTGGCGGTGGCCCTGGCCTTCGTGACCTTGCCGTTCGTGGTGCGCGCGGTTCAACCGGTGTTGCTGGAAATCGACCGGGAAACCGAAGAGGCGGCGGCGTCGCTGGGGGCCAGCGGCCCGAAGGTCTTCACCTCCGTCATCTTGCCGTCGCTGCTGCCTGCTTTGTTGTCCGGTGCGGGGCTGGCCTTTTCACGGGCGATTGGCGAATTCGGCTCGGTGGTCCTGATCGGCGGCGCGGTGCCGGGCAAGACCGAAGTGTCGTCACAATGGATACGGACTTTGATCGAGAACGACGACCGCACCGGTGCTGCAGCGATATCCATTGTGCTACTGGTGATTTCATTCGTGTTGCTGTTCATCTTGCGCATCGTTGCTGCGCGTGCGGCACGGCGGGAGGAGAAGGCATCGTGA
- the cysW gene encoding sulfate ABC transporter permease subunit CysW — protein MRYLLRYVGLAYIVVLLIVPVALILWRTFEPGFGQFYDWASTPAAQSALDLSLLVVAIVVPLNVLFGIPTALVLARNRFRGKGVLQAIIDLPFAVSPVIVGVALILLWGSAGAFGFVEQNFGLKIIFGLPGIVLASIFVTLPFVVREVEPVLHELGTDQEQAAATLGSGWWQTFWRITLPSIRWGLTYGIVLTIARTLGEYGAVIIVSSNLPGKSQTLTLLVSDRYNRGAEYGAYALSTLLMGVAVAVLIVQVILDIRRARANKVA, from the coding sequence ATGCGTTATCTCCTCCGCTACGTCGGTCTGGCATACATCGTCGTGTTGCTGATAGTTCCGGTTGCGCTGATTCTGTGGCGCACGTTCGAGCCGGGGTTCGGCCAGTTCTATGACTGGGCGAGTACCCCGGCGGCGCAATCTGCGCTGGACTTGTCGCTGTTGGTGGTGGCCATTGTGGTGCCGCTGAATGTACTGTTCGGGATTCCCACCGCTTTGGTTCTGGCGCGCAACAGATTCCGGGGCAAAGGCGTGCTGCAGGCCATCATCGACCTGCCGTTCGCCGTCTCGCCGGTGATCGTGGGTGTGGCGCTGATTCTGTTGTGGGGGTCTGCGGGTGCATTCGGTTTCGTCGAGCAGAACTTCGGGCTGAAGATCATCTTCGGCCTGCCGGGCATAGTCCTGGCCAGTATCTTCGTCACACTGCCCTTCGTGGTCCGCGAAGTCGAACCGGTGCTACACGAGCTGGGCACGGATCAAGAGCAGGCCGCTGCCACGCTGGGTTCCGGTTGGTGGCAGACGTTTTGGCGGATCACCTTGCCGTCCATCCGGTGGGGGCTGACGTACGGCATCGTGCTGACCATTGCTCGCACGCTGGGCGAATACGGTGCGGTGATCATCGTGTCGTCCAACCTGCCCGGTAAATCGCAAACGCTGACGTTGCTGGTGTCCGACCGCTACAACCGCGGCGCCGAGTACGGCGCCTACGCACTGTCCACGCTGTTGATGGGAGTCGCCGTGGCGGTTCTGATCGTCCAGGTGATTCTCGATATCCGCCGAGCGCGGGCGAACAAGGTTGCCTGA
- a CDS encoding sulfate/molybdate ABC transporter ATP-binding protein, whose protein sequence is MTASKTDDAIIVRDANKRYGDFVALDHVDFVVPAGSLTALLGPSGSGKSTLLRAIAGLDQPDTGTITINGRDVTRVPPQRRGIGFVFQHYAAFKHMTVRDNVAYGLKIRKRPKGEIKEKVDNLLEVVGLSGFQSRYPNQLSGGQRQRMALARALAVDPQVLLLDEPFGALDAKVREDLRAWLRRLHDEVHVTTVLVTHDQAEALDVADRIAVLNKGRIEQVGSPTEVYDAPANAFVMSFLGAVSELNGSLVRPHDIRVGRNPEMAIAGGDGTADSIGVVRATVERVVALGFEVRVELTSAATGGAFTAQITRGDAEALALKDGDTVYVRATRVPPIVAEALPTTAADRDQSTLTSA, encoded by the coding sequence ATGACCGCCAGCAAGACCGACGACGCGATCATTGTTCGCGACGCCAATAAGCGTTACGGCGATTTCGTGGCACTTGACCACGTCGATTTCGTCGTGCCCGCGGGATCGTTGACGGCCCTGCTCGGACCCAGTGGTTCGGGTAAGTCGACCCTGCTGCGCGCCATTGCCGGCCTCGACCAGCCCGATACCGGGACCATCACGATCAACGGCCGTGACGTGACGCGGGTGCCGCCGCAGCGGCGTGGCATCGGGTTCGTGTTCCAGCACTACGCCGCGTTCAAGCACATGACGGTGCGCGACAATGTGGCCTACGGCTTGAAGATTCGAAAACGCCCGAAGGGCGAGATCAAGGAGAAGGTCGACAACCTGCTGGAGGTCGTGGGGCTCAGTGGTTTTCAGAGTCGCTACCCGAATCAGCTTTCGGGCGGTCAGCGCCAGCGCATGGCGCTGGCGCGGGCGCTGGCCGTCGATCCGCAAGTGCTGTTGCTCGACGAGCCGTTCGGCGCGCTGGACGCCAAGGTCCGCGAGGATCTGCGGGCCTGGCTACGGCGTCTGCACGACGAGGTTCACGTCACGACGGTGCTGGTGACCCATGATCAGGCCGAGGCGCTGGATGTCGCCGACCGGATCGCGGTGCTCAACAAGGGACGCATCGAGCAGGTCGGGTCCCCGACGGAGGTCTACGACGCTCCGGCGAACGCGTTCGTGATGTCGTTTCTGGGGGCGGTCTCCGAACTCAACGGCAGCTTGGTACGTCCGCACGACATTCGGGTTGGCCGCAACCCCGAGATGGCGATCGCCGGCGGTGACGGGACCGCCGATTCCATTGGAGTAGTGCGCGCGACCGTCGAGCGCGTGGTGGCGCTGGGGTTTGAGGTACGCGTCGAGTTGACCAGCGCAGCCACCGGCGGGGCGTTCACCGCGCAGATCACCCGCGGCGACGCTGAGGCGCTGGCCCTCAAGGACGGGGACACCGTCTATGTGCGCGCCACCCGCGTGCCGCCCATCGTGGCGGAGGCGTTGCCCACCACTGCTGCCGACCGGGATCAGAGCACGCTGACGTCGGCCTGA
- a CDS encoding sirohydrochlorin chelatase: protein MHRDVPPSMPGVATRWGGAPTTGRCHHLLAGASSTIKPALVLTAHGSKDPRSAANARAVAEAVSRRRPDLQVRLAFLDHDSPSLVDVLGALDRPAVVTPLLLANAYHARVDIPAQIANCGVMPRIRQAPVLGEDDRLVSVLRERVTQLGLSRLDDGLGVLVAAIGTSDLAVNARTGKVAPKLLAGTAWVGATTAFASQQERSLAEGLGRLRRQGARRVVIAPWFLAPGRLPDRVQRFADKTGIDMAAPLGSHRLVAETVLHRFTAAAVAPVAA from the coding sequence ATGCATCGTGACGTGCCGCCGTCGATGCCGGGCGTAGCAACGAGATGGGGCGGCGCCCCCACAACTGGGCGGTGCCACCACCTGCTTGCCGGGGCGAGTAGCACGATCAAGCCCGCCCTCGTGCTGACCGCGCACGGAAGCAAAGACCCTCGGTCGGCGGCCAACGCGCGCGCCGTGGCCGAGGCGGTCTCGCGCCGCCGGCCCGACCTCCAGGTGCGGTTGGCCTTCCTGGATCACGACTCGCCGAGTCTCGTCGATGTGCTCGGTGCGCTCGACCGCCCGGCCGTCGTCACTCCGCTACTGCTGGCGAACGCCTACCACGCCCGCGTCGACATCCCGGCGCAGATCGCTAATTGCGGTGTGATGCCACGTATCCGGCAAGCACCCGTGCTGGGTGAGGACGACCGACTGGTGTCGGTGCTACGCGAGCGAGTGACGCAGTTGGGACTGTCCCGCCTCGACGATGGTCTTGGTGTGCTCGTGGCGGCAATCGGCACGTCCGACCTGGCGGTAAACGCGCGCACCGGGAAAGTCGCGCCAAAACTGTTGGCCGGCACCGCGTGGGTGGGAGCAACCACCGCATTCGCCAGCCAACAGGAACGCTCGCTGGCCGAAGGACTGGGCAGGCTGCGCCGGCAAGGCGCCCGACGTGTCGTCATCGCGCCGTGGTTTCTGGCGCCCGGACGGCTACCGGATCGCGTTCAACGCTTCGCCGACAAGACCGGCATCGACATGGCGGCCCCGCTGGGTTCGCACCGTTTGGTGGCCGAGACGGTGCTGCATCGCTTCACCGCTGCAGCCGTCGCGCCGGTTGCGGCCTGA
- a CDS encoding phosphoadenylyl-sulfate reductase: MSTGSTTRRTEEELREIAARGAAELDGAGADELLRWTDENFGGVNGPRGWATCNYVVASNMQDAVLVDLAARVRPGVPVLFLDTGYHFVETIGTRDAVESVYDVRVLNVTPEHTVAEQDKLMGKNLFARDPGECCQMRKVAPLGKALRGYSAWVTGIRRVEAPTRANAPFISFDEAFKLVKINPLAAWTDEDVQNYIDEHDVLVNPLVYEGYPSIGCAPCTAKPAAGADPRSGRWQGLAKTECGLHAS; encoded by the coding sequence ATGAGCACCGGATCAACGACCCGGCGGACCGAAGAGGAACTGCGCGAGATCGCGGCTCGCGGCGCGGCCGAACTCGACGGCGCCGGCGCCGACGAGCTGTTGCGCTGGACCGATGAGAACTTCGGGGGGGTCAACGGCCCACGAGGCTGGGCGACGTGCAACTACGTCGTCGCCTCCAATATGCAGGACGCGGTGCTGGTGGACCTGGCGGCCCGGGTACGCCCCGGCGTGCCGGTGCTCTTCCTCGATACTGGCTACCACTTCGTGGAGACCATCGGCACCCGCGATGCCGTCGAATCCGTCTACGACGTACGGGTTCTCAACGTCACGCCGGAACACACGGTCGCCGAGCAGGACAAGCTGATGGGCAAAAACCTGTTCGCCCGCGACCCCGGCGAATGCTGCCAGATGCGCAAAGTCGCTCCGCTGGGCAAAGCGCTGCGCGGCTACTCCGCCTGGGTCACCGGGATACGGCGGGTCGAGGCGCCAACGCGGGCGAACGCGCCGTTCATCAGCTTCGACGAGGCGTTCAAGTTGGTGAAGATCAACCCGCTGGCGGCGTGGACCGACGAGGACGTGCAGAACTACATCGACGAGCATGACGTGCTGGTCAATCCGCTTGTCTACGAAGGCTATCCGTCGATCGGCTGCGCGCCGTGTACGGCCAAACCCGCGGCAGGCGCCGATCCGCGCAGCGGACGTTGGCAGGGGCTCGCCAAGACCGAATGCGGCTTGCATGCATCGTGA
- a CDS encoding nitrite/sulfite reductase: MTTARPVAPDKKARSEGQWALGDRAPLNPNEEMKQAGAPLDVRQRILDSYAKQGFDSIDKSDLRGRFRWWGLYTQREQGYDGSFTGDDNADLLEAKYFMMRVRCDGGALSTAALRTVGQISTEFARDTADISDRENIQYHWIEVENVPEIWRRLGEVGLQTAEACGDCPRVILGSPLAGESLDEVLDPTWAIDEIVRRYIGQPEFADLPRKYKTAISGLQDVVHEVNDVAFIGVNHPEHGPGLDLWVGGGLSTNPMLGQRVGAWVPLAEVPEVWHAVTSIFRDYGYRRLRSKARLKFLIKDWGIARFRDVLETEYLKRPLIDGPAPEPVKHPIDHVGVQRLKNGLNAVGVAAIAGRVSGTILTAVADLAERAGSNRVRLTPYQKMVILDVPDDKVDELTAGLDALGLHTQPSHWRRNLMACTGIEFCKLSFAETRVKAQSLVPELERRLEDINSVLDVPITVNINGCPNSCARIQVADIGFKGQMVDAGDGSLVEGFQVHLGGSLGLDSGFGRKLRQHKVTSDELGDYIDRVVRNFVKHRNEGERFAQWALRAEEGDLR, encoded by the coding sequence ATGACCACAGCCCGTCCCGTTGCCCCCGATAAGAAGGCTCGGAGCGAGGGCCAGTGGGCGCTAGGAGACCGTGCGCCGCTCAACCCCAACGAAGAGATGAAGCAGGCCGGCGCGCCACTGGACGTGCGCCAACGCATCCTGGATAGCTACGCCAAACAGGGCTTCGACAGCATCGACAAGAGCGATCTGCGTGGTCGTTTCCGCTGGTGGGGGCTGTACACCCAGCGCGAGCAGGGCTACGACGGCTCGTTCACCGGCGACGACAACGCCGATCTGCTGGAAGCTAAGTACTTCATGATGCGGGTGCGCTGCGACGGCGGAGCGCTGTCGACGGCCGCCCTGCGCACCGTCGGCCAAATCTCCACCGAATTCGCTCGCGACACCGCCGACATCTCAGACCGGGAAAACATCCAGTACCACTGGATCGAAGTGGAAAACGTCCCCGAAATCTGGCGGCGGCTGGGCGAGGTCGGTCTGCAGACCGCCGAGGCGTGCGGTGACTGCCCCCGGGTGATCCTGGGCTCCCCGCTGGCCGGCGAATCGCTCGACGAGGTGCTCGACCCGACCTGGGCGATCGACGAGATCGTGCGCCGCTACATCGGCCAGCCCGAGTTCGCCGATCTGCCGCGCAAGTACAAGACCGCGATTTCGGGTCTGCAGGACGTGGTGCACGAGGTCAACGACGTCGCGTTCATCGGCGTCAACCACCCGGAGCATGGGCCCGGCCTCGACCTGTGGGTCGGCGGCGGGCTGTCGACCAACCCGATGCTGGGCCAACGGGTCGGCGCCTGGGTGCCGTTGGCCGAGGTGCCGGAGGTTTGGCACGCCGTGACCTCGATCTTCCGCGACTACGGTTACCGGCGGCTGCGTTCCAAGGCCCGGCTGAAGTTCCTGATCAAAGACTGGGGCATCGCGAGGTTCCGCGACGTCCTCGAGACCGAATACCTCAAGCGACCGCTGATCGACGGCCCGGCCCCCGAGCCGGTCAAGCACCCGATCGACCACGTCGGCGTGCAGCGCCTCAAGAACGGGCTCAACGCCGTCGGCGTCGCCGCGATCGCCGGACGGGTGTCGGGCACCATCCTCACCGCGGTGGCCGACCTCGCCGAACGAGCCGGGTCGAACCGGGTCCGGTTGACGCCCTACCAGAAGATGGTCATCCTCGACGTCCCGGACGACAAGGTCGACGAGTTGACCGCCGGCCTGGACGCACTCGGCCTGCACACTCAACCGTCGCATTGGCGCCGGAATCTGATGGCATGCACCGGTATCGAATTCTGCAAGCTGTCGTTCGCCGAAACCCGAGTCAAGGCACAATCTTTGGTGCCCGAGCTGGAGCGCCGGCTCGAGGACATCAACTCGGTGCTCGATGTGCCGATCACCGTCAACATCAACGGCTGCCCCAACTCCTGTGCACGAATTCAGGTCGCCGACATCGGGTTCAAAGGCCAGATGGTCGACGCGGGTGACGGCAGCCTGGTCGAGGGCTTCCAGGTGCATCTGGGCGGCAGCCTGGGGCTGGACAGCGGATTCGGCCGAAAACTGCGCCAGCACAAGGTCACCAGTGACGAGCTGGGCGACTACATCGACCGGGTGGTGCGCAACTTCGTCAAGCACCGCAACGAAGGAGAGCGGTTCGCGCAGTGGGCCCTTCGCGCCGAGGAGGGCGACCTGCGATGA
- a CDS encoding Ms4527A family Cys-rich leader peptide has translation MTAAQPSSRIALVARRHIDLKRVCSCSCPA, from the coding sequence GTGACCGCCGCCCAGCCCAGCTCGCGCATTGCGCTCGTGGCCCGTCGGCACATCGATCTCAAGCGTGTCTGCAGCTGTAGCTGTCCGGCTTGA
- the hemW gene encoding radical SAM family heme chaperone HemW yields the protein MALRTAPVELPEIQRNPGRPFGLYVHVPFCITRCGYCDFNTYTPAELGGVNPDAWLQALDTELALATVLLKAPTVNTVFVGGGTPSLLGGARLAALLDMVREHFPVAPEAEITTEANPESTWPEFFDAVRAAGYTRLSLGMQSVSPRVLGTLDRVHSPGRSAAAAAEAKAAGFQHVSLDLIYGTPGETDEDLLRSVDTAVDTGVDHVSAYSLLVEPGTALARRVRSGELAAPDDDVLAHRYELVDARLSEAGMAWYEVSNWSRPGGECRHNLGYWNDGQWWGAGPGAHGYVGTTRWWNVKHPNSYAQLLADSVLPVAGFEQLDAEALHTEDVLLKTRLRQGLPLSGLNADERERAKAVVADGLLVAAGDRLVLTPRGRLLADGVVRTLLG from the coding sequence ATGGCTTTACGCACGGCCCCGGTCGAGCTACCGGAAATCCAGCGGAATCCTGGGCGCCCGTTCGGGCTGTACGTGCATGTCCCGTTCTGCATCACGCGGTGCGGATACTGCGATTTCAACACCTACACACCGGCCGAACTGGGCGGTGTCAATCCGGACGCGTGGCTGCAAGCGCTGGACACCGAATTGGCGCTGGCCACCGTCCTGTTGAAGGCGCCGACGGTGAACACGGTGTTCGTCGGCGGCGGTACGCCGTCACTGCTCGGCGGTGCGCGTCTGGCGGCCCTGCTCGACATGGTGCGCGAGCACTTCCCGGTAGCGCCCGAGGCGGAAATCACCACCGAGGCCAATCCCGAGTCGACCTGGCCGGAGTTCTTCGACGCCGTCCGGGCGGCCGGATACACCCGGCTGTCGCTGGGCATGCAGTCGGTGTCGCCGCGCGTGCTGGGCACCCTGGATCGCGTGCACTCCCCGGGGCGGTCGGCCGCCGCCGCGGCCGAGGCGAAGGCCGCGGGCTTCCAACATGTCAGCCTCGACCTGATCTACGGCACTCCGGGTGAAACCGACGAAGATCTGTTGCGCTCGGTGGATACCGCCGTCGACACCGGGGTGGACCACGTGTCGGCGTACTCCCTGCTCGTGGAGCCGGGGACGGCGCTGGCGCGCCGGGTTCGCAGCGGCGAGCTGGCCGCGCCGGACGACGATGTGCTGGCGCACCGCTACGAGCTGGTCGACGCACGACTGTCCGAAGCCGGGATGGCCTGGTACGAGGTGTCCAACTGGTCGCGACCCGGCGGCGAGTGCCGGCATAACCTCGGCTACTGGAACGACGGTCAGTGGTGGGGTGCCGGGCCGGGAGCGCACGGGTATGTCGGCACGACGCGCTGGTGGAATGTCAAGCATCCCAATAGCTATGCGCAGCTGCTCGCCGATTCGGTGCTGCCGGTGGCCGGTTTCGAACAACTCGACGCCGAAGCACTGCACACCGAGGACGTGTTGCTGAAAACACGTCTGCGGCAAGGGCTTCCGCTGTCGGGTCTGAACGCTGACGAGCGCGAGCGGGCCAAAGCCGTAGTCGCCGACGGACTATTGGTGGCCGCCGGCGACAGGCTGGTGCTCACCCCGCGCGGCCGACTCCTGGCCGACGGGGTGGTGCGAACCCTGTTGGGGTGA
- a CDS encoding sodium-dependent bicarbonate transport family permease: protein MLQEFWQNFTHNLFKPLLLFFYFGFMIPILRVRFEFPYVIYQGLTMYLLLAIGWHGGEELAQVQASSLAAIVGFMVLGFVLNCVIGGIAYLLLGLMTNLRRVDRATIGGYYGSDSAGTFATCVAVLAAVNIAFNAYMPVMLAVMEIPGCLVALYLVARLRHRGMDAAGNMVDEPGYAAVKVGVGPGTAARPPHGQSLETEHARGIEEELELSLEKSDHLGDFDDLSHRSTGKKPSIFSRELFQEVFLNPGLVLLIGGIAIGLISGLQGQKVVQDDDKFFVLAFQGVLCLFLLEMGMTASRKLKDLRKAGPGFIVFALLAPNVFATLGIFVACCYASLTHADFKTGTYVLFAVLCGAASYIAVPAVQRLAIPEASPTLPLAASLGLTFSYNVTIGIPLYIEIARLIQHWVGV from the coding sequence ATGCTGCAAGAGTTCTGGCAGAACTTCACGCACAACCTGTTCAAACCACTTCTGCTTTTCTTCTACTTCGGATTTATGATTCCGATCCTGCGAGTGCGTTTCGAGTTCCCGTATGTGATCTATCAAGGCCTCACGATGTATCTCTTGCTGGCCATCGGCTGGCACGGCGGTGAGGAACTCGCCCAGGTTCAAGCCTCCAGCCTCGCAGCGATAGTGGGATTCATGGTGTTGGGCTTCGTGCTCAACTGTGTGATCGGTGGAATCGCTTATCTCCTGCTGGGTTTGATGACCAATCTGCGGCGCGTCGACCGGGCCACCATCGGCGGCTATTACGGATCGGATTCCGCCGGAACGTTCGCTACCTGCGTGGCCGTCCTGGCCGCCGTCAACATCGCCTTCAACGCCTACATGCCGGTGATGCTGGCCGTGATGGAGATCCCCGGCTGCCTGGTCGCGTTGTACCTGGTCGCCCGGCTGCGGCACCGGGGCATGGACGCCGCGGGCAACATGGTCGACGAGCCGGGCTACGCGGCCGTCAAGGTCGGCGTCGGACCCGGCACGGCGGCGCGGCCGCCGCACGGCCAGAGCCTGGAGACCGAGCACGCGCGCGGCATCGAGGAAGAGCTCGAGCTCTCGCTCGAAAAGTCCGACCATCTGGGGGACTTCGACGACCTTTCACATCGATCCACCGGCAAAAAGCCGTCCATCTTCTCCCGCGAGCTGTTCCAGGAAGTCTTCCTCAACCCGGGCTTGGTGCTGCTGATCGGCGGCATCGCAATCGGACTCATCAGTGGGCTGCAAGGCCAGAAAGTGGTCCAGGACGACGACAAGTTCTTCGTCCTGGCATTCCAGGGCGTGCTGTGCCTGTTCCTGCTCGAGATGGGCATGACGGCGTCACGCAAGCTGAAGGATTTACGGAAAGCGGGCCCCGGATTCATCGTCTTCGCGCTGCTGGCCCCGAATGTCTTTGCGACCCTGGGGATCTTTGTCGCATGCTGCTACGCAAGCCTGACCCACGCCGACTTCAAGACCGGTACCTACGTGTTGTTTGCGGTGTTGTGTGGAGCGGCGTCCTATATCGCGGTGCCGGCGGTGCAGCGCTTGGCGATCCCGGAAGCAAGTCCGACGCTGCCGCTGGCCGCGTCACTGGGTCTGACGTTCTCCTACAACGTCACCATCGGCATCCCGCTGTATATCGAGATCGCCCGCCTCATTCAACACTGGGTTGGCGTCTGA